In Vicia villosa cultivar HV-30 ecotype Madison, WI unplaced genomic scaffold, Vvil1.0 ctg.000305F_1_1, whole genome shotgun sequence, the following are encoded in one genomic region:
- the LOC131626541 gene encoding zinc finger protein CONSTANS-like, translating to MYTNCNTTFPRAANNFPSPIDTSSLQHQQTLSEYDSLSQLNSEVSYNNNNAGGNYNSCSSGCTSYMGSPSSLASYETQRVSDRLLQRSISSHSLQKNHGPHRHHNPFSSLFAELLDTENGPVRRVYSAGDIQGVNGMQQYYHQSDSPLSTESNMIIEQMSRPASPYSPQEKKVRIERYKTKRNQRNYNKKIKYVCRKTLADSRPRIRGRFAKNDEIIMNPPIQWSHNSSNNGEELEDDEEEENWDNFFHSLLPTSNLTHDESQHSSSFGVQY from the exons ATGTATACAAACTGCAACACCACATTTCCACGCGCCGCCAACAATTTCCCCTCCCCCATAGACACCTCCTCATTGCAGCACCAGCAAACACTCTCCGAGTACGACTCGCTATCGCAACTCAACTCGGAGGTGagttacaataataataatgctGGTGGGAATTATAATAGCTGTAGCAGCGGGTGTACTAGCTATATGGGATCGCCGAGTTCGCTGGCGAGTTACGAGACTCAACGAGTTTCGGATAGGTTGTTGCAGAGAAGCATTAGTAGCCACTCGCTGCAAAAGAATCATGGACCCCACCGTCACCATAACCCGTTTTCTTCCCTGTTTGCTGAATTGCTTGATACAGAGAATGGTCCGGTTCGACGAGTTTACAGTGCCGGTGACATTCAG GGAGTTAATGGAATGCAACAATATTATCATCAATCAGATAGCCCTTTGTCAACAGAGAGCAACATGATAATAGAACAAATGAGCAGACCAGCTAGTCCTTACAGCCCACAGGAAAAGAAAGTCAGAATTGAAAGATATAAAACCAAGAGAAACCAGAGAAACTACAACAAAAAAATTAAG TATGTTTGCAGGAAGACATTGGCAGACAGTAGGCCACGTATTAGAGGCAGATTTGCTAAGAATGATGAAATTATAATGAACCCTCCAATTCAATGGAGccataatagtagtaataatggAGAGGAattagaagatgatgaagaagaagaaaattgggACAATTTCTTTCATTCATTGCTTCCTACTTCAAATCTAACTCATGATGAGTCTCAACATAGTTCTTCCTTTGGCGTGCAATATTAA